A single Triticum dicoccoides isolate Atlit2015 ecotype Zavitan chromosome 2A, WEW_v2.0, whole genome shotgun sequence DNA region contains:
- the LOC119357232 gene encoding uncharacterized protein LOC119357232 has protein sequence MQAAASWSKGLPGLRSHLCAAASFHSTPPSPAKWKGKFDCKHEHGKRKLSKKYERYVVRQKRAEGKKALKNYLLYGKSTPHIQDGSMGSFANSHDIPRFKTFRKKQDHSSTKPRQGVHHQRKDKKDKAKFYNFFYETRYVNPENIFETIFGEHHQSFTWSHASWEGFHFRASSFGFRRAGESRRQRVESESEDESDDDDDACDTAGVGSHAHRLTLGLPPRGPLTLDDVKTAFRASALRWHPDKHPGSSQAVAEEKFKLCVNAYNSLCTVLKAA, from the exons ATGCAGGCCGCCGCCTCGTGGAGCAAGGGCCTCCCCGGCCTGCGGAGCCACCTCTGCGCCGCGGCGTCGTTCCACTCCACGCCCCCCTCCCCCGCCAAGTGGAAGGGCAAGTTCGATTGCAAG CATGAACATGGAAAACGGAAGCTATCCAAG AAATATGAGCGATACGTTGTTCGTCAAAAACGAGCAGAAGGAAAGAAGGCCCTGAAAAATTACCTTCTGTATGGAAAGTCAACACCTCATATACAG GATGGAAGTATGGGCAGCTTTGCTAATTCGCATGATATTCCACGATTCAAAACGTTCAGAAAAAAACAGGATCACAGTTCAACAAAACCTCGACAAGGAGTACACCATCAAAGAAAGG ACAAAAAGGACAAGGCGAAGTTCTACAACTTTTTCTACGAAACCCGTTATGTGAATCCTGAAAATATTTTTGAGACCATCTTTGGTGAGCATCACCAGAGTTTTACCTGGTCCCATGCTTCATGGGAGGGTTTTCACTTCAGAGCTTCATCGTTTGGATTCAGACGGGCTGGTGAATCACGAAGACAAAGAGTTGAAAGCGAGAGCGAAGACgaaagcgacgacgacgacgacgcctgtGACACAGCCGGCGTTGGCTCACATGCGCACAGGCTCACCCTTGGATTGCCACCTCGTGGTCCACTAACCCTAGATGATGTCAAAACAGC CTTCCGCGCGTCTGCTCTCAGGTGGCACCCTGACAAGCACCCAGGCTCTTCACAG GCCGTAGCCGAGGAGAAGTTCAAGCTGTGCGTCAATGCGTACAACTCGCTCTGCACCGTCCTGAAGGCCGCGTGA